A genomic stretch from Aedes albopictus strain Foshan chromosome 2, AalbF5, whole genome shotgun sequence includes:
- the LOC134287286 gene encoding basic proline-rich protein-like, which translates to PPRVPSGIPPRVPPGIPPRVPPGIPPRVPPGIPPRVPPGIPPRVPPGIPPRVPPGIPPRVPPEIPPRVPPGIPPRVPPGIPPRVPHGIPPRVPPGVPPGIPPGVPPGIPPGVPPGIPPGVPPGIPPGVTPGIPPGVTPGIPPGVTPGIPPGVPPGIPPGVRPGIPPGVRPGIPPGVRPGIPPGVRPGIPPGVRSGIPPGVRSGIPPGVPPGIPPGVPSGIPPGISPEVPPGNPPGVPPGITPGIPPGIPPGIPPGVPPGIPPGVPPGVPPGIPPGVPPGIPPGVPPGIPPGVRPGIPPGVRPGIPPGVRPGIPPGVRPGIPPGVRPGIPPGVRSGIPPGVRSGIPPGVPPGIPPGVPPGISPGVPPGISPGVPPGISPGVPPGISPGVPPGISPGVPPGIPPGVPPGIPPGVPPGIPPGVPPGIPPGVPPGIPPGVPPGIPPGVPPGIPPGVPPGIPPGVPPGIPPGVPPGIPPGVPPGIPPGVPPGIPPGVPPGIPPGVPPGIPPGVPPGIPPGVPPGIPPGVPPGIPPGVPPGIPPGVPPGIPPGVPPGIPPGVPPGIPPGVPPGIPPGVPPGIPPGVPPGIPPGVSPGIPPGV; encoded by the coding sequence cctccacgagttccttctggaattcctccacgagttcctcctggaattcctccacgagttcctcctggaattcctccacgagttcctcctggaattcctccacgagttcctcctggaattcctccacgagttcctcctggaattcctccacgagttcctcctggaattcctccacgagttcctcctgaaattcctccacgagttcctcctggaattcctccacgagttcctcctggaattcctccacgagttcctcatggaattcctccacgagttcctccaggagttcctcctggaattcctccaggagttcctcctggaattcctccaggagttcctcctggaattcctccaggagttcctcctggaattcctccaggagttactcctggaattcctccaggagttactcctggaattcctccaggagttactcctggaattcctccaggagttcctcctggaattcctccaggagttcgtcctggaattcctccaggagttcgtcctggaattcctccaggagttcgtcctggaattcctccaggagttcgtcctggaattcctccaggagttcgttctggaattcctccaggagttcgttctggaattcctccaggagttcctcctggaattcctccaggagttccttctggaattcctcctggaatttctccagaagttcctcctggaaatcctccaggagttcctcctggaattactcctggaattcctcctggaattcctcctggaattcctccaggagttcctcctggaattcctccaggagttcctcctggagttcctcctggaattcctccaggagttcctcctggaattcctccaggagttcctcctggaattcctccaggagttcgtcctggaattcctccaggagttcgtcctggaattcctccaggagttcgtcctggaattcctccaggagttcgtcctggaattcctccaggagttcgtcctggaattcctccaggagttcgttctggaattcctccaggagttcgttctggaattcctccaggagttcctcctggaattcctccaggagttcctcctggaatttctccaggagttcctcctggaatttctccaggagttcctcctggaatttctccaggagttcctcctggaatttctccaggagttcctcctggaatttctccaggagttcctcctggaattcctccaggagttcctcctggaattcctccaggagttcctcctggaattcctccaggagttcctcctggaattcctccaggagttcctcctggaattcctccaggagttcctcctggaattcctccaggagttcctcctggaattcctccaggagttcctcctggaattcctccaggagttcctcctggaattcctccaggagttcctcctggaattcctccaggagttcctcctggaattcctccaggagttcctcctggaattcctccaggagttcctcctggaattcctccaggagttcctcctggaattcctccaggagttcctcctggaattcctccaggagttcctcctggaattcctccaggagttcctcctggaattcctccaggagttcctcctggaattcctccaggagttcctcctggaattcctccaggagttcctcctggaattcctccaggagttcctcctggaattcctccaggagttcctcctggaattcctccaggagttcctcctggaattcctccaggagttcctcctggaattcctccaggagtttctcctggaattcctccaggagtt